A genome region from Bradyrhizobium sp. WSM1417 includes the following:
- a CDS encoding cupin domain-containing protein: MSQKDEFHNLDDTGDGLFRELAAGVTTRIFSGEQAMLSVVTLAPHAQGTLHHHPEEQWGVLLDGSAIRVQGDEEIAVKKGDFWRTPGNVPHTMRAGPDGARVLDIFSPPRPEYRKAGSGFGMT; this comes from the coding sequence GTGAGCCAGAAGGACGAATTCCACAATCTCGACGATACCGGCGACGGGCTGTTTCGCGAACTCGCGGCAGGCGTGACCACGCGCATCTTCTCCGGCGAGCAGGCGATGCTGTCGGTGGTGACGCTGGCGCCGCATGCGCAAGGCACGCTGCACCATCATCCCGAGGAGCAATGGGGCGTGCTGCTCGATGGCTCCGCCATCCGCGTCCAGGGTGACGAGGAGATTGCCGTGAAGAAAGGCGACTTCTGGCGCACGCCGGGTAATGTGCCGCACACCATGCGCGCCGGCCCCGACGGAGCCCGTGTGCTGGACATCTTCAGTCCGCCGCGGCCAGAATACAGAAAAGCGGGATCCGGTTTCGGAATGACCTAA
- a CDS encoding acyl-CoA dehydrogenase family protein, whose amino-acid sequence MSYRSSWMTEELEIFRDQFRKYLAKDLAPHAEKWREQKMVDRFAWRGLGEMGALLASVPEEYGGLGATFAYDAAVLDDLESTVPELTTGVSVHSAIVAHYILNYGSEEQKKRWLPKMASGEMVGAIAMTEPGTGSDLQAVKTTARKQGNSYVINGQKTFITNGQAADLVIVVARTGDVGAKGISLIVVETSGADGYKRGRNLDKIGLHASDTSELFFDNVAVPPDNLLGGEEGQGFVQLMQQLPQERLALAVGAVAAMERAIKLTVDYTKERKAFGKPLMDFQNTAFKLAERKTEAMIARVFVDWCIERLVAKDLDTVTASMAKYWCSEKQVETADECLQLFGGYGYMQEYPISRIFIDSRIQKIYGGTNEIMKLLIARSL is encoded by the coding sequence ATGTCCTACCGCTCCTCCTGGATGACTGAAGAGCTCGAAATCTTCCGCGACCAGTTCCGGAAATACCTTGCCAAGGATCTGGCCCCGCATGCCGAAAAATGGCGCGAGCAGAAGATGGTCGACCGCTTTGCCTGGCGCGGGCTCGGCGAGATGGGCGCGCTGCTGGCAAGCGTGCCGGAGGAATATGGCGGCCTGGGCGCCACCTTCGCCTATGATGCCGCCGTGCTCGACGACCTCGAGAGCACGGTACCGGAGCTGACGACAGGCGTCTCCGTGCACAGCGCCATCGTCGCGCACTACATCCTCAATTACGGCTCGGAGGAGCAGAAGAAGCGTTGGCTGCCGAAGATGGCTTCGGGCGAGATGGTCGGCGCCATCGCCATGACCGAGCCCGGCACCGGCTCGGATTTGCAGGCCGTCAAGACCACCGCCAGGAAACAGGGCAATTCCTACGTCATCAACGGACAGAAGACTTTCATCACCAACGGCCAGGCCGCCGATCTCGTCATCGTGGTCGCGCGCACCGGCGATGTCGGCGCCAAGGGCATTTCGCTGATCGTGGTCGAAACGTCGGGCGCGGATGGATACAAGCGCGGGCGCAACCTCGACAAGATCGGCCTGCATGCCTCCGACACGTCCGAGCTGTTCTTCGACAACGTCGCGGTCCCGCCAGACAATTTACTCGGCGGCGAGGAAGGCCAGGGCTTCGTGCAACTGATGCAGCAATTGCCGCAGGAGCGCCTCGCGCTCGCGGTCGGCGCGGTCGCCGCGATGGAGCGCGCGATAAAACTCACCGTCGACTACACCAAGGAGCGAAAGGCGTTCGGCAAGCCGCTGATGGATTTCCAGAACACCGCCTTCAAGCTGGCCGAGCGCAAGACCGAAGCGATGATCGCGCGCGTCTTCGTCGACTGGTGCATCGAGCGGCTGGTCGCCAAGGACCTCGACACCGTCACGGCGTCGATGGCGAAATACTGGTGCTCGGAGAAGCAGGTCGAGACCGCCGACGAATGCCTCCAGCTGTTCGGCGGCTACGGCTACATGCAGGAATATCCGATCTCGCGCATCTTCATCGATTCCCGCATCCAGAAAATCTATGGCGGGACGAACGAGATCATGAAGCTGTTGATCGCCAGGTCGTTGTAA
- a CDS encoding FAD-dependent oxidoreductase: protein MQATTIEEPARHVPLYGEYEVVVLGGGPAGIVAAASAARAGRKTLLIERYGFLGGMGTAAGVTNFCGLHGNVYGQAHRLVQGMASELLARINHLNGLNAPHLILGKVFAQAYDTAAYKIAADQLLASHKVHILFHALGAGVVMGANSRIDALMVETKAGRQAVRSEIFIDCSGDGDLAVWAGAPFEFGDEHGHPMYPSMMLRLNGIDPAKAGDAWRTIPQLMEQATAAGTHTFPRKSAIVRPQKSGIEWRVNFTQVAREDGHAINGIEPDDLTRGEIEGRKQALAAFEFLRTVPGFEKSYIVDLPPQLGIRETRRITGGYQLSGEDVLGCASFEDSIGVNGWPIEAHVPGDVVFTFPPIPESRGYNELPYRMLVPEGVDNLLVAGRCASMTHEGQSAARVSGACFVMGEAAGSAAALALSGNRIPRDIPVEKLQETLKQQGAFIGRDQPVPEGL, encoded by the coding sequence ATGCAGGCCACGACGATCGAAGAACCGGCACGCCATGTGCCGCTCTACGGCGAATATGAAGTGGTCGTGCTCGGCGGCGGTCCGGCCGGCATCGTGGCGGCGGCCTCAGCTGCGCGCGCTGGGCGGAAGACGCTGCTGATCGAGCGCTACGGCTTTCTCGGCGGCATGGGCACTGCCGCAGGCGTCACCAACTTCTGCGGCCTGCACGGCAATGTCTATGGCCAGGCCCACCGGCTGGTGCAGGGCATGGCGTCCGAGCTGCTGGCGCGGATCAACCATTTGAACGGCCTCAACGCGCCGCATCTCATCCTTGGCAAGGTCTTCGCCCAGGCCTACGACACCGCCGCCTACAAGATCGCGGCCGACCAACTGCTCGCCAGTCACAAGGTGCACATTCTCTTCCACGCGCTCGGTGCCGGGGTCGTGATGGGCGCTAACAGCCGCATCGATGCGCTGATGGTCGAGACCAAGGCGGGCCGACAGGCGGTGCGATCGGAGATCTTCATCGATTGCTCCGGCGACGGCGATCTCGCGGTCTGGGCCGGCGCGCCGTTCGAATTCGGCGACGAGCACGGCCATCCGATGTATCCCTCGATGATGCTCCGCCTCAACGGCATCGATCCCGCGAAGGCCGGCGATGCCTGGCGCACCATCCCGCAATTGATGGAGCAGGCCACCGCCGCCGGCACCCACACATTCCCGCGCAAGAGCGCGATCGTGCGGCCGCAGAAATCCGGCATCGAATGGCGGGTGAATTTCACCCAAGTGGCGCGCGAGGACGGCCATGCCATCAACGGCATCGAGCCTGACGATCTCACCCGTGGCGAGATCGAGGGCCGCAAGCAGGCGCTGGCCGCGTTCGAATTCCTGCGCACCGTGCCGGGCTTTGAAAAATCCTACATCGTCGATCTGCCGCCGCAGCTCGGCATCCGCGAAACCCGCCGCATCACCGGCGGCTATCAGCTCAGCGGCGAGGACGTGCTCGGCTGCGCCTCGTTCGAGGATTCCATCGGGGTCAATGGCTGGCCGATCGAGGCCCATGTCCCCGGCGACGTCGTCTTCACCTTCCCGCCGATCCCGGAATCGCGCGGGTATAACGAGCTGCCTTACCGCATGCTGGTGCCCGAAGGCGTCGACAATCTTCTGGTCGCCGGCCGCTGCGCCTCGATGACCCATGAGGGCCAATCGGCGGCGCGGGTCTCCGGTGCCTGCTTCGTGATGGGCGAGGCGGCCGGTTCCGCCGCAGCGCTGGCGCTCTCCGGAAACCGGATCCCGCGTGACATCCCCGTTGAAAAGCTGCAGGAAACGTTGAAACAACAGGGCGCCTTCATCGGACGGGACCAGCCCGTGCCCGAGGGCCTGTAA
- a CDS encoding enoyl-CoA hydratase-related protein: MTDSPVLWTLDARGVATVTLNRPEVNNAYDGALIGGVLAAMDDLGSKPNLRVVVLKGNGKHFQAGADLKWINGVRPQSSEANEAASRATFEAVQRLNTLPVPTAALVQGGCFGGGTGVIAACDVVIAADNALFSITEVRWGLTAAIIIPQLCDAIGVRQVRRYALTGERFGAEDARRIGLVHEVVPLADLEVAGAKVVEQLLANGPQAMAETKRLALESSFGGMAVDDAAYKRLVHLHSLKRQSAEAAEGLASFAEKRAANWGKAERE, translated from the coding sequence ATGACCGACAGCCCCGTCCTGTGGACCCTCGATGCGCGTGGGGTTGCGACCGTCACGTTGAACCGGCCCGAAGTGAACAATGCCTATGACGGCGCGTTGATCGGGGGCGTGCTCGCGGCCATGGACGATCTCGGCAGCAAGCCCAACCTTCGCGTCGTGGTGCTCAAGGGCAACGGCAAGCATTTCCAGGCCGGCGCCGACCTCAAGTGGATCAACGGCGTGCGGCCGCAATCGAGCGAGGCGAACGAGGCGGCGTCGCGGGCGACGTTCGAGGCGGTGCAGCGGCTCAACACGCTGCCGGTCCCGACGGCCGCGCTGGTGCAGGGCGGCTGCTTTGGCGGCGGCACCGGCGTGATCGCGGCCTGCGACGTCGTGATCGCGGCGGACAACGCGCTGTTCTCGATCACCGAAGTGCGCTGGGGCCTGACGGCGGCCATCATCATCCCGCAGCTCTGCGATGCCATCGGCGTACGGCAAGTCCGCCGCTACGCGCTGACTGGTGAGCGTTTCGGCGCCGAGGACGCCCGCCGCATCGGCCTCGTCCACGAGGTGGTGCCGCTCGCCGATCTCGAGGTCGCCGGCGCCAAGGTGGTCGAGCAGTTGCTTGCCAACGGACCGCAGGCGATGGCCGAGACCAAGCGGCTGGCGCTGGAGAGCTCGTTCGGCGGCATGGCGGTGGACGATGCCGCTTACAAGCGGCTCGTGCACCTGCATTCGCTCAAGCGCCAGAGCGCGGAAGCCGCGGAAGGGCTGGCGTCGTTCGCCGAGAAGCGCGCGGCGAATTGGGGGAAAGCTGAACGCGAGTAG
- a CDS encoding LysR family transcriptional regulator: MDILVNLQAFLATADAAGFSAAARKLNVSTSVVAKRVTQLEARIGTPLFHRSTRQLRLTEAGQRYVHRARGVVTDATDLLSRMGEKGHDLVDHLRIKAPTSLTVARLADVFTAFQTQNPRLKLDIVLFDRPVDPVTEGFDIAIGAFPHSFGGVVDEPLCPLKRLLCASPAYLKKHGTPKHPRDLVEHRCLSFLPTGPEWIFDGPRGRISVQVSPLLSCNEGQVLARSAIAGNGIVLISDYLVADALRDGALKPVLREFPIPELWVKAAIPERRRNAAAVQALLTLLKTSLAASL, translated from the coding sequence ATGGACATCCTGGTGAACTTGCAGGCGTTCCTCGCGACCGCCGACGCCGCCGGCTTCTCCGCGGCCGCGCGAAAACTCAATGTCTCGACGTCGGTGGTGGCCAAGCGCGTCACGCAGCTGGAGGCGCGCATCGGCACGCCGCTGTTTCACCGCTCGACCCGGCAATTGCGGCTGACCGAGGCCGGCCAGCGCTACGTGCATCGCGCCCGCGGCGTCGTCACCGACGCCACCGATCTGCTGTCGCGCATGGGCGAGAAGGGCCATGATCTCGTCGATCATCTGCGCATCAAGGCGCCGACCTCGCTGACGGTCGCGCGGCTTGCGGACGTCTTCACCGCCTTCCAGACCCAGAACCCGCGGCTGAAGCTCGATATCGTGCTGTTCGATCGTCCGGTCGATCCCGTCACCGAAGGCTTTGACATCGCCATCGGCGCCTTCCCGCATTCCTTTGGCGGTGTCGTCGACGAGCCCCTGTGCCCGCTGAAGCGGCTGCTCTGCGCCTCGCCTGCCTATTTGAAGAAACACGGCACGCCAAAACATCCGCGTGATCTGGTCGAGCATCGCTGTCTCAGCTTTCTGCCGACTGGCCCCGAATGGATCTTTGACGGGCCGCGCGGCCGCATCAGCGTCCAAGTCAGCCCGCTGCTGTCCTGCAACGAGGGCCAAGTGCTGGCGCGCAGCGCCATCGCCGGCAACGGCATCGTGCTGATATCGGACTATCTCGTCGCGGACGCCTTGCGCGACGGCGCGCTCAAGCCGGTGCTACGCGAGTTTCCGATTCCGGAATTGTGGGTGAAGGCGGCGATCCCCGAGCGGCGACGCAATGCAGCCGCGGTGCAGGCGCTGCTCACCCTACTGAAAACGTCACTGGCGGCGTCGCTGTAA
- a CDS encoding ABC transporter substrate-binding protein, with amino-acid sequence MTGIVRLALAGLMAITAMGTARAEDALKARIGVLRLSSSAPVFIAQDKGYFREVGLDVELKFFDAAQPIAVATTSGDIDFGVTAFTAGLYNLAGKGVLKVIGGMSREKAGYPLIGYFASNNAYASGLKTPKDLAGKRVAMTQVGSSFHYSLGLLADKYGFKLADVKIVPLQSLSNAAAALKGETVDAALLPISTARKLMDDGGAKFLGWVGDETPWQLGAVFASPKTLTNKVLVTKLLGALAKADREYHDVILAAMKDGVAPINDKTKPLLEIIAKYTNLPVEQVVGNCAYIDPDGKLDVKNVDNQIKWLQEQGFADKGFDANAIIAKEFVKAD; translated from the coding sequence ATGACCGGAATTGTGCGGCTCGCGCTAGCTGGCCTTATGGCGATCACAGCGATGGGCACGGCCCGAGCCGAGGACGCGCTGAAGGCCAGGATCGGGGTGCTCAGGCTATCCTCCTCCGCGCCGGTCTTCATCGCGCAGGACAAGGGCTATTTCCGCGAGGTCGGCCTGGACGTCGAGCTGAAATTCTTCGATGCGGCGCAGCCGATCGCGGTGGCCACCACCTCAGGCGACATCGATTTCGGCGTCACCGCCTTCACCGCCGGTCTTTACAATCTCGCCGGCAAGGGCGTGCTCAAGGTGATCGGCGGCATGAGCCGCGAGAAGGCCGGTTATCCCCTGATCGGCTATTTCGCCAGCAACAACGCCTATGCGAGCGGCCTGAAGACGCCGAAGGATCTCGCCGGCAAACGCGTGGCGATGACGCAGGTCGGCTCCTCCTTTCACTATTCGCTCGGCCTGCTTGCCGACAAATACGGCTTCAAGCTCGCCGACGTGAAGATCGTCCCGCTGCAATCGCTGTCGAATGCGGCGGCCGCGCTGAAGGGCGAGACGGTGGATGCGGCGCTGCTGCCGATCTCCACCGCGCGAAAGCTGATGGATGACGGCGGTGCGAAGTTTCTTGGCTGGGTCGGCGACGAGACACCCTGGCAATTGGGCGCGGTGTTCGCCTCGCCGAAGACGCTGACCAACAAGGTGCTGGTGACGAAGCTGCTCGGCGCTTTGGCAAAGGCCGACCGCGAATATCACGACGTCATCCTTGCCGCGATGAAGGACGGCGTCGCGCCGATCAATGACAAGACAAAGCCGCTGCTGGAGATCATCGCCAAATATACGAACCTGCCGGTCGAGCAGGTGGTCGGCAATTGCGCCTATATCGATCCCGACGGCAAGCTGGATGTGAAGAACGTCGACAATCAGATCAAATGGCTCCAGGAGCAGGGTTTTGCCGACAAGGGCTTCGACGCGAATGCGATCATAGCCAAGGAATTTGTGAAGGCGGATTGA
- a CDS encoding ketopantoate reductase family protein produces MRICIFGAGAVGSHIAVRLARAGHEVSCVMRGAHLEAVRANGLKLRVGDSEVSAKVNASGDPAQLGPQDVVISTLKATALQGLVSSIKPLLQDDTAIVFAQNGIPWWYAIGLPPRHPTPPDISFLDPGGRLRACIPKERIVGGVVFSSNEVIAPGVVQNLTPDRNRLLIGECDDRNCARITTLRSVFTDARLESPPVAEIREAIWSKLLTNMSLSVLCLLTGQTARGVRDDPAFAEVIPRMLNEANEIAQHFIPEVKRVSRSGPAPNHKPSLLQDYELGRAMEIDVLVKAPQAFARTAGLSTPTLDLIAALAIQKARDKGLYSS; encoded by the coding sequence ATGCGCATCTGCATTTTCGGCGCGGGCGCCGTCGGCAGCCATATCGCGGTCAGGCTGGCCCGTGCCGGCCACGAGGTCTCGTGCGTGATGCGCGGCGCGCACCTGGAGGCAGTCCGGGCCAACGGCCTCAAGCTGCGCGTCGGCGATTCCGAGGTCTCCGCCAAGGTGAACGCGTCGGGCGATCCGGCCCAGCTCGGCCCGCAGGACGTCGTGATCTCGACGCTCAAGGCCACCGCGCTCCAGGGGCTGGTCTCCAGCATCAAGCCGCTGCTGCAGGACGACACCGCCATCGTGTTCGCGCAGAACGGCATTCCCTGGTGGTACGCGATCGGCCTGCCGCCGCGACACCCGACCCCGCCCGACATCTCCTTCCTCGACCCGGGCGGACGCCTGCGCGCCTGCATCCCGAAGGAGCGGATCGTCGGGGGCGTGGTCTTCTCCTCCAACGAGGTGATCGCGCCCGGCGTGGTGCAGAACCTGACGCCCGACCGCAACCGCCTGCTGATCGGCGAATGCGACGATCGCAATTGCGCGCGCATCACGACGCTCCGCAGTGTCTTCACCGACGCGCGGCTGGAATCGCCGCCGGTCGCCGAGATCCGCGAGGCGATCTGGTCAAAGCTGCTGACCAACATGTCGTTGTCGGTGCTGTGCCTGCTCACCGGCCAGACCGCGCGCGGCGTGCGCGACGATCCTGCGTTCGCCGAGGTCATCCCGCGGATGCTGAACGAGGCCAACGAGATCGCCCAGCACTTCATACCCGAGGTCAAGCGCGTATCACGCAGCGGCCCCGCCCCCAATCACAAGCCGTCGCTGCTGCAGGATTACGAGCTCGGCCGCGCCATGGAGATCGACGTCCTGGTGAAGGCGCCCCAAGCCTTCGCGCGCACCGCCGGCCTGTCCACGCCAACGCTCGACCTGATCGCCGCCCTCGCGATCCAGAAAGCGCGCGACAAAGGGCTTTATTCGTCGTGA
- a CDS encoding amidohydrolase/deacetylase family metallohydrolase, with amino-acid sequence MPFDLILRGGRVVDPSQKLDAVTDVAFAGGKLAAIGSGLKADPGTDVRDVSKFIVTPGLIDLHTHVYWGGTSLGIDAEEFCRLSGVTTAVDTGSAGPGNFAGFRKHVIEPSQVRILAYLHVSHAGIFGFSHRIMVGESEELRLMNPIEAAKVADANRDLIVGIKVRVGLHSSGTSGVVPLDIALEVANEVGMPLMAHIDHPPPSYEEVLARLRPGDVLTHAFRPFPNTPATAQGTVKRAVLDARERGVLFDIGHGKGSFAFKTARAMLANGFYPDTISSDIHQLCIDGPAFDQVTTLSKFLCMGMPLSDVIATSTVNAAMALRRPELGSLKPGSVGDATLISVREGQFDYEDVVGEHLIGDRKIVSEGVVIGGRWWHPN; translated from the coding sequence ATGCCCTTCGACTTGATCCTGCGCGGCGGCCGTGTGGTCGATCCGTCCCAGAAGCTCGATGCCGTGACGGATGTCGCCTTTGCCGGCGGCAAGCTCGCTGCGATCGGCAGTGGGCTGAAGGCTGATCCGGGCACCGACGTGCGCGACGTCTCGAAGTTCATCGTGACCCCGGGGCTGATCGATCTCCACACCCATGTCTATTGGGGCGGCACGTCGCTCGGCATCGACGCCGAGGAATTTTGTCGTCTCTCCGGCGTTACCACTGCGGTCGATACCGGCAGCGCGGGGCCTGGCAATTTCGCGGGCTTCCGCAAGCATGTGATCGAGCCGAGCCAGGTCCGCATTCTCGCTTATTTGCACGTCTCGCATGCCGGCATTTTCGGCTTCTCGCACCGGATCATGGTGGGCGAGAGCGAGGAGCTGCGGCTGATGAATCCGATCGAGGCGGCCAAGGTGGCCGATGCCAACCGCGACCTCATCGTCGGCATCAAGGTGCGCGTGGGTTTGCACTCCTCGGGCACGTCGGGCGTCGTGCCGCTCGATATCGCGCTCGAGGTCGCGAACGAGGTCGGCATGCCCTTGATGGCGCATATCGATCATCCGCCGCCGAGCTACGAGGAGGTGCTGGCGCGCCTGCGCCCCGGTGACGTGCTCACCCATGCGTTCCGGCCTTTCCCCAACACGCCCGCGACCGCGCAGGGCACGGTGAAGCGGGCGGTGCTCGACGCCCGCGAGCGCGGCGTGCTGTTCGACATCGGCCACGGCAAAGGCTCGTTCGCGTTCAAGACCGCACGTGCCATGCTCGCCAACGGCTTCTATCCGGACACCATCTCGTCCGACATCCATCAGCTCTGCATCGACGGCCCGGCGTTCGACCAGGTCACGACCCTGTCGAAATTCCTGTGCATGGGCATGCCGCTGTCCGACGTCATCGCAACCTCCACTGTCAATGCCGCGATGGCGCTTCGGCGCCCCGAGCTCGGCAGCCTCAAGCCGGGCAGCGTCGGCGACGCCACGCTGATCTCGGTGAGGGAAGGCCAGTTCGACTATGAGGACGTCGTCGGCGAGCACCTGATCGGCGACCGCAAGATCGTCTCCGAAGGCGTCGTGATCGGCGGCCGCTGGTGGCATCCGAATTGA
- a CDS encoding RraA family protein, which translates to MTITIAANAVPKPPAEIIEGFRGAPTSVISDNLGRLPGAVGLKPYHRGAKLVGTAFTVRTRPGDNLAIHRALELVGPGDVIVVDGGGDETRALVGEIMKNIAQWRKAEGYVIDGAIRDVVAFAADDFPCYARAVIHRGPYKNGPGEINVPVSIGGSVISPGDIVVGDEDGVVSFAAAGAAALLDAVRAQVAREEETLKAIREGRYQGSYGKS; encoded by the coding sequence ATGACCATCACCATCGCTGCGAACGCTGTGCCGAAGCCGCCGGCCGAGATCATCGAGGGTTTTCGCGGCGCGCCGACCTCGGTCATTTCGGACAATCTCGGCCGGCTGCCGGGCGCAGTGGGGCTAAAACCCTATCATCGCGGTGCCAAGCTGGTGGGCACGGCCTTCACGGTCCGCACCCGTCCCGGTGACAATCTCGCCATCCACCGCGCGCTCGAGCTGGTGGGCCCCGGCGACGTCATCGTGGTCGATGGCGGCGGCGATGAGACCCGCGCGCTGGTCGGCGAGATCATGAAGAACATCGCGCAGTGGCGCAAAGCCGAAGGCTATGTCATCGACGGTGCGATCCGCGACGTTGTGGCGTTCGCGGCCGATGACTTTCCCTGCTATGCCCGCGCGGTGATCCACCGCGGCCCCTACAAGAACGGCCCCGGCGAGATCAACGTGCCTGTTTCGATCGGCGGCAGCGTGATCTCGCCCGGCGACATCGTCGTCGGCGACGAGGACGGCGTGGTGTCGTTTGCCGCCGCCGGTGCCGCGGCGCTGCTGGACGCCGTGCGCGCCCAGGTCGCGCGCGAGGAGGAGACGCTGAAGGCGATCCGCGAGGGCCGATATCAGGGCTCGTATGGCAAATCCTGA
- a CDS encoding alpha/beta family hydrolase, translating into MAVKTQELKLDIARIGTVSAILMQPHDARACYVLAHGAGAGMRHASMDKIAEGLAARGIATFRFNFPYMENKLGRPDQPAVAHATIRAAVEEAARLCPGVKLVAGGKSFGGRMTSQAQSKTPLPDVKGLAFLGFPLHADKKPSTERAEHLARVEIPMLFLQGTRDGLADLGLLRPVIAALAPKATLHEIEGGDHSFAVLKKSGRSNEEALTEVLDALAAWIDKLA; encoded by the coding sequence GTGGCTGTGAAAACTCAAGAGCTCAAGCTCGACATCGCGCGCATCGGCACGGTGTCCGCGATCCTGATGCAGCCGCATGATGCGCGCGCCTGCTACGTGCTGGCGCATGGTGCCGGTGCAGGGATGCGGCATGCATCGATGGACAAGATTGCGGAGGGACTCGCCGCTCGCGGCATCGCGACCTTCCGCTTCAATTTTCCCTACATGGAGAACAAGCTGGGCCGTCCCGACCAGCCGGCGGTCGCCCATGCCACGATCCGCGCAGCAGTCGAGGAAGCCGCCCGGCTCTGCCCCGGTGTGAAGCTCGTCGCGGGCGGAAAATCCTTCGGCGGGCGCATGACCTCGCAGGCGCAGTCCAAGACTCCACTGCCTGATGTCAAAGGGCTCGCCTTCCTCGGTTTTCCCCTGCACGCCGACAAGAAGCCGTCGACGGAGCGCGCCGAGCACCTGGCCCGTGTCGAGATCCCGATGCTATTCCTGCAAGGCACCCGCGACGGGCTCGCCGATCTCGGCCTCCTCAGGCCGGTCATCGCCGCTCTTGCCCCGAAGGCGACGCTGCATGAGATCGAAGGCGGCGATCACTCCTTCGCGGTGCTGAAAAAGTCCGGCCGCAGCAATGAAGAGGCGCTGACGGAGGTGCTTGATGCGCTCGCGGCCTGGATCGACAAGCTCGCCTGA
- a CDS encoding tripartite tricarboxylate transporter substrate-binding protein produces the protein MTITRRTLLAAPAILAMRPALAQASKITLVVPFPPGGSTDAMARLLQSHLQTKLNRIVIVENKSGAAGALGAAQVAKSPPDGSTFLVTFDSHAVIPSILDKPPVDVERELMPVLLVGTAPYVIAAGAGRPYKSFADVVAACKATPGAVKYASVGIGTLGHLAMTVLGNKAGVEIMHVPYRGGGPAMNDVLGGHVDLIAGSAALVAAQLGTNMLRPILQLGRERLPGLPDTPTAIEAGFPDFETLAWWGIFAPTGTPPDIVAGLATASKEILREPATAAQLKETQQMTLLLEDGPAFKTFFDKQVAIWGKVVKDNNIRA, from the coding sequence ATGACGATCACACGACGGACGCTGCTCGCAGCGCCGGCTATTCTCGCGATGAGGCCGGCGTTGGCGCAGGCTTCGAAAATCACGCTGGTGGTGCCGTTTCCGCCGGGCGGATCGACCGATGCGATGGCGCGGCTGCTCCAGAGCCATCTGCAAACCAAGCTCAACCGAATCGTCATCGTCGAGAACAAGTCGGGCGCCGCCGGCGCGCTCGGCGCGGCGCAGGTCGCCAAGAGCCCGCCTGATGGATCGACGTTCCTGGTCACCTTCGATTCCCACGCGGTGATCCCGTCCATCCTCGACAAGCCGCCGGTCGATGTCGAGCGCGAGCTGATGCCGGTGTTGCTGGTCGGCACTGCGCCTTACGTGATCGCCGCCGGTGCGGGCCGTCCCTACAAGAGCTTTGCCGACGTGGTGGCGGCCTGCAAGGCGACGCCCGGCGCGGTGAAATATGCCTCCGTCGGCATCGGCACGCTCGGCCATCTCGCCATGACCGTGCTCGGCAACAAGGCCGGCGTCGAGATCATGCACGTGCCCTATCGCGGCGGTGGCCCCGCGATGAACGACGTGCTCGGCGGCCATGTCGACCTGATCGCGGGATCTGCGGCGCTGGTCGCGGCCCAGCTCGGCACCAACATGCTGCGTCCGATCCTGCAGCTCGGCCGCGAGCGGCTGCCCGGCCTGCCGGATACGCCGACCGCGATCGAGGCGGGCTTTCCGGATTTCGAGACGCTGGCCTGGTGGGGCATCTTCGCGCCCACCGGCACGCCGCCGGACATCGTCGCAGGCCTCGCGACCGCGTCCAAGGAGATCCTGCGCGAGCCCGCGACCGCCGCCCAGCTCAAGGAGACGCAGCAGATGACGCTGCTGCTCGAGGATGGCCCCGCCTTCAAGACCTTCTTCGACAAGCAGGTCGCCATTTGGGGCAAGGTGGTCAAGGACAACAATATCCGGGCGTGA